From a single Rutidosis leptorrhynchoides isolate AG116_Rl617_1_P2 chromosome 5, CSIRO_AGI_Rlap_v1, whole genome shotgun sequence genomic region:
- the LOC139849720 gene encoding glycosyltransferase BC10-like: protein MKNNNQNTIIISLSKLINPRLHLSNLLSIIIFFGFGLCFGIILTFHLKNVSLNLHFTQFSVTTTDTITIQNDTVSFSPPPSKKPDRIGLEDYIRPANVMHDLSDEELIWKASMVPKVSEYPYNRTPKVAFMFLTRGSVLLSPLWEMFFKGYNGLFNIYVHSSSSSNWTEPQDSVFFGRRIPSKTVEWGKVSMIEAERRLLANALLDFSNQRFVLLSEACIPLFNFSTIYAYLINSNHNNVESYDLEGPVGRGRYNWKMNPTVKLNQWRKGSQWFEMNRDLAIEVISDKTYFPVFQDYCNGSCYADEHYLPTFVTRRFGEMNSNRTLTIVDWSKGGPHPTRFTRYDVTPEFLMKLRNEMDCVYNGRRNETCHLFARKFTTHALDRLLRLAPKIFQFNR from the exons ATGAAGAACAACAATCAAAACACAATAATCATCTCACTATCCAAACTTATCAACCCTCGTTTACATCTCTCAAATCTATTATCCATTATTATATTCTTCGGTTTCGGTTTATGTTTCGGTATCATTCTCACTTTTCATCTCAAAAATGTCTCCTTGAATCTTCATTTCACACAATTCTCTGTCACAACCACCGACACCATTACGATCCAAAACGACACCGTATCATTTTCCCCACCACCATCGAAAAAACCGGATAGAATTGGATTAGAGGATTATATACGTCCGGCTAACGTAATGCATGATTTGAGTGATGAAGAGTTAATATGGAAAGCTTCAATGGTACCAAAAGTTAGTGAATATCCATACAACAGAACACCAAAGGTGGCATTTATGTTTTTGACAAGAGGATCTGTTTTGTTGTCACCGTTGTGGGAAATGTTTTTTAAAGGGTATAATGGTCTTTTTAATATTTATGTTCATAGTAGCTCTTCTTCTAACTGGACGGAACCACAAGACTCCGTTTTCTTTGGTCGGAGAATTCCTAGCAAG ACCGTTGAATGGGGAAAAGTCAGCATGATCGAAGCAGAACGTCGACTACTAGCCAATGCACTTCTCGACTTCTCTAACCAACGATTCGTTCTTCTCTCCGAAGCGTGCATTCCTTTATTCAATTTCTCGACAATTTACGCTTATTTAATTAACTCCAACCACAACAACGTTGAGTCGTATGACTTAGAAGGACCAGTGGGCCGGGGTCGGTACAATTGGAAAATGAACCCAACTGTTAAACTTAACCAATGGCGAAAAGGGTCACAATGGTTTGAAATGAATCGAGATCTAGCTATTGAAGTGATATCAGATAAGACGTATTTTCCTGTTTTTCAAGACTATTGTAATGGCTCGTGTTATGCAGACGAGCATTACTTGCCAACGTTTGTTACGCGTAGATTTGGGGAAATGAACTCGAATAGGACTTTGACTATTGTTGACTGGTCAAAGGGTGGACCACACCCGACACGGTTCACGAGGTACGATGTTACTCCTGAGTTTTTAATGAAGTTGAGGAATGAAATGGATTGTGTGTATAATGGGAGAAGAAATGAAACATGTCATTTGTTTGCAAGAAAGTTTACTACACATGCATTAGACAGGTTGCTAAGACTTGCACCAAAGATTTTTCAATTCAACCGATAG